CAGCGCGCCCTTCCGCCTATGTCGGATAGATGGTTAGCCCCGTCCCCCCGGTTCCCAAGGATTTTTCGCAGCTCTCGCTCGCCGAGACCGTCGAACTGCTCGCCGCGCGCCAGTTGCCGCCGGTAGAGCAATGGCATCCCGAACGAACCGGCGATAGCGCGATGGAAATCCGCGCCGACGGCAGCTGGTATCATGAAGGCGGGCGGATCAACCGGCCTGCGATGGTCCGGATCTTCTCGACGATTCTGCGCCGCGAACCCGACGGCAGCCACGCGCTCGTGACGCCTGCGGAGAAGTTGGGCATTGCCGTCGAAGACATGCCGTTCCGCGCGGTCGAGATGAAGAGCGAAGGCGACGGCGCGGCGCGCAAGCTCGTTTTTCGCCTCGACACCGACGATCTGGTGATCGCCGGCGCAGACCATCCGCTCAGCTTCGGCAACGACGCCGAGAATCCCGACCCGCGGCTGCACGTGCGCGGTGCGATCGGCAACGGGCTCGAAGCGCGGATCGACCGCGCGCTTTATTACGAGATCGTCGAGATGGCGCTCGCCGAGGGAATGGAGAGGCCCGCGATCTGGTCGAACGGCATGTGCTTCCCGCTGGTGGACGCCTGATGCTGTCCGAAAAGTTGCGCGACGCGCTCGACAATCTGCTTCCCGATGCGGGCGAGGATGAGGCCTATCTTGGCACCCCGACATTGCGCGATGCCGCGGTGCTTATCGCGTTCACCGATCGGCCCGATCCCGGCGTCATCCTGACCCAGCGCCCGCAATGGCTGCGCAGCCACGCCGGGCAGGTCGCCTTCCCCGGGGGCAAGATCGATCCGGGCGATCGCGATGCGATCGACGCGGCGCTGCGCGAGGCGGAAGAGGAAATCGGCCTCAGCCGCCGTGACGTGATGATCGCTGGCGCGACCGAGCCCTATCGATCGGGCAGCGGCTATATCATCACCCCGGTGCTCGGCGTCATCCCGCCCGACCTGCCGCTCGATCCCAACCCCGACGAGGTCGAGGACTGGTTCGAGGTGCCGCTCGACATATTGTTCGACCCCGACAATTATGCGCGCCAGCATGCCAATTGGCAGGGGCACGACCGCCATTATTATGACATGGACTGGCAGGGGCGGCGGATCTGGGGCGTGACGGCGGGAATCATCATCAATCTGGCGCGGCGTCTGCCCGCGGGATGGCATCGGTGACGGTGCTCCCCGATGCCGAATGGCGCGAGCGTCCGGGGCTCCGCCGGATCGTTGCGGCGCTGACCGCCGATGGCGGCGCGGTCAAGGCGGTCGGCGGTGCGGTGCGCGACACTTTGCTTGGCCTGCCCGTCGCCGACATCGATCTCGCGACCCCGCTCTTGCCGGAGGAGGTCACGCGGCGGCTCGAGGCCGCCGATATCAAGGTCATTCCGACGGGCATCGTGCACGGCACCGTCACCGCGATCGCCAGCGGCGACCATCACGAGATCACCACGCTGCGCCGCGATGTCGAAACCGACGGCCGCCGCGCGACGGTCGCCTTCGCCGAGGACTGGCGCGACGACGCCGCGCGCCGCGATTTCACGATCAACGCGCTCTACGCCGATCCCGATACGGGAGTGATCGACGACTGGTTCGGCGGGCTGGCCGACCTCGACGCGGGGCGGGTGGCCTTTATCGGCGACGCGGCGATGCGCATCGCCGAGGACCATCTGCGCATCCTGCGCTTCTATCGCTTTGCGGCGCGTTTCGGGCGCGGCAACCTCGACCCTGCCAGCCACGCCGCGGTGGTGACCGCGCGCCAGTCGCTGAAAAGCCTTTCGCGCGAGCGCATCGCCGACGAGCTGCTCAAGATCCTCGCGCTGCCCGACCCGCGCGCGATCGTCCGCCAAATGGCGGCGGACGGTATTTTCGAAGTGCTCCTCCCCGAACTCGATGCGGGCTTTGCCGCCGCGCTCGACCGGCTCGCGACGAACGAACGAACGGCCGCTGCATCCATCGCGCCGCTCCGCCGTCTCGCGGCGCTGCTGCCCGCCGATGCCGCGGTCGCCGAAACGGTCGCGAGCCGGCTCCGCCTCTCGACGCGGCAGCGCAAGCATCTGATGGCACTCGGCGGGAATCGCGTCGACGTCGCGCGCCCGATCCGCCAGCTTGCGCACGCGATCGGCATCGAGGCCGCGCGCGACGTCCACCTGCTCGCCGGCGACCCCGCCGCGGTCGCGGCGCTGGCGGACTGGCAACTTCCCCAACTGCCGCTGAAAGGCGGCGACATCGTCGCGCGCGGCATCGCCGCTGGCCCCGAAGTCGCACGCATTCTGAAAGCGGTAGAGGCCCAATGGGTGGCGGAGGATTTCCCCGGCGCGGCGCGCGTCGGCGAGCTCGTCGATCAGAAGATCGGTCGCACCAGCGACTGACGCCAATAGTCGAGCGCGGATTTGCTATCCATCGGCCGCGCGAACAGGAAACCCTGTCCGAAATCGCAGCCCAGCGCCGACAGCAGCCGCGCCTGGTCGGTGGTCTCGACCCCTTCGGCGGTCGTCTTCATCCCCAGCACTTCGGCGAGGCTCTGGATCGTACGGACGATCGCCACCTTGTCGCGGTCGTCGACCATATGCTCGACGAAGCTGCGGTCGATCTTGAGCACGTCGATCGGCAGGCGCTGAAGATAGGCGAGGTTCGAATAGCCGGTGCCGAAATCGTCCATCGCGACGCGTGCGTCGAGCGCCTTCAGCTCGCTCAGCACCGACAGCGCGAGGTCGGGATCGCCGATGATCGCGCTTTCGGTGAGTTCGATCATCAGCCGCTCGCCGCCGATCCGGTGTTTTTCGAGCGCCTGGCGGACGACCCCGGCGACATCGTCGCGGACCAGCTGGATCGCCGAGACATTGACCGAGAAATAGGCGTCGACGACCTTGCCGCCGTTCTGCTTGTCCCATTCGGCGAGCACCGCCGCCGCCTTGCCGATCGCCCATTGGCCGAGCGGGACGATCAGTCCCGAATCCTCGGCGATCGGGATGAATTCGGTGGGCGAGACTGCATGGCCGCTGCTGGTGTCCCAGCGCGCGAGCGCCTCGAACCCGGCAACCCGGCCGCTCGACAATTCGATCAGCGGCTGGAAGGCAAGGTGGAGCCGGTCTTCCTCGATGGCGTTGCGAAGCTCGGTCTCGAGCCCGAAACGATTGTCCGACAGCATCGCGGCTTCGGGTTCATAGATTTCGATGCGGTCGGTTTGCTTCGCGCGCTTGAGCGCGATCTGCGCGTGACGGATCTGGTCCGCGATATCGGTGTCAATCGCCGGCTGGATCGCGCAGCCGAGCGCGCAATCGACGCTGACCTTGAGTTCGCCGATGCGGAACGGATGATCGAAGCAGCCGCGGATGCGCCGCGCCATTTCGCGCACGTCGGCGCGGCCGCCCGCGATGCGCGTCGAAATGGCGAATTCGTCGCCGCCGGTGCGCGCCAGGATATCGCCGCTACGCAGGCTCGATTTCAGGCGGCGCGCCACGGTGATGATCAACTCGTCGCCCGCCATGGGGCCGATATGTTCGTTGATCCGCGAAAAGCGCGCGAGGTCGAGCAGCAGGATCGCATGGTCGCCGCCCGCCCCTTCAGCGCGGGTGCGCTGTTCGACCAGTTCCTCGAACCCGGCGCGGTTGGGAAGCCCGGTCAGGCTGTCGGATACGAGTTCGCGGCGCAGATTGCGCTCGGTCATCATCTCCTGCGTCCGGTCGATCAGCGTCAGCAGGAACAGCCCGTCGTCGCCCGATTCGGTGGGCAGCGGTCCGATCGACCCGCGCAGGTCGCGCGCCGCGGGCCCCTCGCCAAGTTGGCAGGAGAATTCCTGCGATTCCTCGGGATATTGGGAGGCCCACTCGATCGCGCGCAGCAATTCGATCGGCGCGTCGGCGCCGACGGGTGACAGGCTCAGCCGATCAAAGGCGGCGTTGCTTGCGTGAAGCCGGAAATTGCCGCGCGCCATCGGTCTGATCAGCGCGGCCGGTACAGGGAGCGCGTCGATCCAGCCGACGAACAATAAAGGCCGGTCTTCGCCGGTTCTATCGATAGGCATAACAGCGGGTTTTGTGCGACCTTTCCCCATTACCCAATGCCTAGGTCATGGGAAGTAAAGAAGGGATTTACGGCTACATCGAAATGAGGTCAGCCGAAGCGATTGTTGCGGGGGAATCCCGTCGGTGGCATCCGGCCGGCCGCGCCGCGCGCGACGCGCCAGGGGACAAGGTCGGTTTCGGTGCGCGTGCGGCCGGTGTCGCCGCCCATCGCCCAGCTCAAGCCCTCGGCAAAGATGAAGCTGACCGCGTCGGACAGGCCGCCGTCGCGATAGCGTTGCAGCATCACGCCCTGGCCGCGCGCCATGACCGGAACCTCGGCGAGCGGGAAGACGACGAGCTTGCGATTCTCTCCGACCGCCGCGACGCTGTCGTCATCGGCGCCGATCGACCGGACGACGGCGAGCGCCGCCTTGGGTTTCAGGTTGACGACATTGCGGCCCTTCCGCGTTTCGGCGACCACTTCGGCCATCTGCGCGACGAAGCCGTGGCCGCTCGTCGAGGCGAGCAGCAAACGGCCTTCGTTCGTCGCGGGAATCAGTGCGACGATCCGCGCCTCGGGATCGATATCGACCATCAGGCGCAGCGGCTCGCCGAACCCGCGCCCGCCGGGCAATTTATCGGCGCCGACGGTGAAGAAGCGCCCGTCGCTCGCGGCGATCAGCAGCTTGTCGGTCGTCTGCGCGTGCGCGGCGAACAGCAGCTCGTCGCCTTCCTTGAACTTGAACTCGCCCCACTGACCCTCCGCGACATGGCCGCGCTGGGCGCGGATCCAGCCGCGTTTCGACAGGATCACCGTCACCGGCTCCTTCTCGATCATCGCGTCGAGCGGGATTTCGCGCGTCGGAGCG
This genomic interval from Sphingopyxis chilensis contains the following:
- a CDS encoding CCA tRNA nucleotidyltransferase; the protein is MASVTVLPDAEWRERPGLRRIVAALTADGGAVKAVGGAVRDTLLGLPVADIDLATPLLPEEVTRRLEAADIKVIPTGIVHGTVTAIASGDHHEITTLRRDVETDGRRATVAFAEDWRDDAARRDFTINALYADPDTGVIDDWFGGLADLDAGRVAFIGDAAMRIAEDHLRILRFYRFAARFGRGNLDPASHAAVVTARQSLKSLSRERIADELLKILALPDPRAIVRQMAADGIFEVLLPELDAGFAAALDRLATNERTAAASIAPLRRLAALLPADAAVAETVASRLRLSTRQRKHLMALGGNRVDVARPIRQLAHAIGIEAARDVHLLAGDPAAVAALADWQLPQLPLKGGDIVARGIAAGPEVARILKAVEAQWVAEDFPGAARVGELVDQKIGRTSD
- a CDS encoding CoA pyrophosphatase, which produces MLSEKLRDALDNLLPDAGEDEAYLGTPTLRDAAVLIAFTDRPDPGVILTQRPQWLRSHAGQVAFPGGKIDPGDRDAIDAALREAEEEIGLSRRDVMIAGATEPYRSGSGYIITPVLGVIPPDLPLDPNPDEVEDWFEVPLDILFDPDNYARQHANWQGHDRHYYDMDWQGRRIWGVTAGIIINLARRLPAGWHR
- a CDS encoding putative bifunctional diguanylate cyclase/phosphodiesterase, yielding MPIDRTGEDRPLLFVGWIDALPVPAALIRPMARGNFRLHASNAAFDRLSLSPVGADAPIELLRAIEWASQYPEESQEFSCQLGEGPAARDLRGSIGPLPTESGDDGLFLLTLIDRTQEMMTERNLRRELVSDSLTGLPNRAGFEELVEQRTRAEGAGGDHAILLLDLARFSRINEHIGPMAGDELIITVARRLKSSLRSGDILARTGGDEFAISTRIAGGRADVREMARRIRGCFDHPFRIGELKVSVDCALGCAIQPAIDTDIADQIRHAQIALKRAKQTDRIEIYEPEAAMLSDNRFGLETELRNAIEEDRLHLAFQPLIELSSGRVAGFEALARWDTSSGHAVSPTEFIPIAEDSGLIVPLGQWAIGKAAAVLAEWDKQNGGKVVDAYFSVNVSAIQLVRDDVAGVVRQALEKHRIGGERLMIELTESAIIGDPDLALSVLSELKALDARVAMDDFGTGYSNLAYLQRLPIDVLKIDRSFVEHMVDDRDKVAIVRTIQSLAEVLGMKTTAEGVETTDQARLLSALGCDFGQGFLFARPMDSKSALDYWRQSLVRPIF
- a CDS encoding DUF1285 domain-containing protein, with the translated sequence MVSPVPPVPKDFSQLSLAETVELLAARQLPPVEQWHPERTGDSAMEIRADGSWYHEGGRINRPAMVRIFSTILRREPDGSHALVTPAEKLGIAVEDMPFRAVEMKSEGDGAARKLVFRLDTDDLVIAGADHPLSFGNDAENPDPRLHVRGAIGNGLEARIDRALYYEIVEMALAEGMERPAIWSNGMCFPLVDA